One Ignavibacterium sp. DNA segment encodes these proteins:
- a CDS encoding metallophosphoesterase, which translates to MWIIIRVIIAIVLITILEYYFVSKLKIAFKVLLSRFPIKKQKIFINTFLLLLNLYPALLIINSIYAAITKQSPWFPDNSLLDYFLIYPFWFLFILVIQLVIYYLVFDLLKLVIFPIYKKNKDKFVKYESIIIFILLLFFVVYIPARIIYDYNSVDVNRIIYKKKNLSDGLNGFKIAFISDVQADRYTDDKRLKNFIDAVNNENPDLILIAGDIITSTPNYINKAAEYIGMLKADYGVYSCVGDHDNWAYRQDTKRSISEITDALEKHNVSMISDSSIIIPVNNSDIGITFITNTYVESVPKDILEKLSKSNHSDLKIMLTHQPKNEVIKSAKENNFDLFLAGHTHGGQITLLFPFIQLTPTLVETTFIKGVRYYGNMMAIVTRGLGMSLAPIRYNSTPEIVIITLAK; encoded by the coding sequence ATGTGGATAATAATCAGAGTTATAATTGCAATTGTATTGATCACTATTTTAGAATACTATTTTGTTAGTAAGCTCAAGATTGCATTTAAAGTTCTACTATCAAGGTTCCCGATAAAAAAGCAGAAGATTTTCATCAACACTTTTTTACTTTTGCTAAATTTATATCCAGCTCTGTTGATTATTAATTCAATTTATGCCGCGATTACAAAACAGTCGCCCTGGTTTCCTGATAACTCCTTGCTGGATTATTTTTTAATTTATCCTTTCTGGTTCTTATTCATTTTAGTAATACAGCTTGTGATTTACTATTTGGTCTTTGATTTACTAAAGCTCGTTATTTTTCCGATTTACAAAAAAAATAAAGATAAATTTGTTAAATACGAATCAATAATAATTTTCATTCTTCTGCTCTTCTTTGTTGTTTATATACCGGCAAGAATTATTTACGATTACAATTCAGTAGATGTTAATCGGATTATATATAAAAAGAAAAATCTGTCAGATGGACTTAATGGTTTTAAGATAGCTTTCATTTCAGATGTTCAGGCTGATAGATATACAGATGATAAAAGGCTAAAAAACTTTATTGATGCAGTTAACAATGAAAATCCTGATCTGATACTGATTGCAGGAGATATAATTACTTCAACGCCAAATTATATTAATAAAGCTGCAGAATATATCGGAATGTTAAAAGCCGATTATGGAGTGTATTCCTGTGTGGGAGATCATGACAATTGGGCATACCGTCAGGATACAAAGAGAAGTATTAGCGAAATTACTGACGCACTTGAAAAACACAATGTTAGTATGATAAGTGATAGCTCGATTATTATTCCCGTTAATAATTCTGACATTGGAATAACCTTTATTACTAATACTTATGTTGAATCTGTTCCAAAAGATATTTTGGAGAAGCTTTCCAAATCAAATCACTCTGACTTGAAGATAATGTTGACCCATCAGCCTAAAAACGAGGTTATTAAAAGTGCCAAAGAGAACAATTTTGATTTATTTCTTGCTGGTCATACACATGGTGGGCAAATTACTTTATTGTTTCCATTTATACAGTTAACTCCAACATTGGTTGAAACAACTTTTATTAAAGGAGTTCGTTATTATGGTAATATGATGGCAATCGTTACTCGTGGATTAGGAATGTCTCTTGCGCCAATCCGATATAACTCAACTCCTGAGATTGTAATTATTACTCTTGCGAAATAA